agaatcaacacccaaaacctagagatgaaccaagagtaaccctcttaaccctagccgccgttttggtgaaagaaaccctcaaaacttcctctcaaaaaacagaaaacgtgaccctttaaataccctgcagTGATTTCCGCCCGAGGcgcagctttttccgcctggggcggaaatttccgcctgaaacaccaAGATTTCCGCATGGGGcggcaaaacagagagcccCCCTTATTCTGCTTCAAATTTCCGCCTGGAACACAGGTTtttccgcccggggcggaaaacagcagactagtgttgttttttcacgttttcaaggcaaatttgcaacaagtttaaattgaataaaaatatcCAGTGTCTAACATATCGacattttataagaaaaaaatgttagttCGAATGCCATTATTGCAACCTATAAGCAGTGGCACAGAAGAAATGATGCATGTTTGCCACTGCATgccctttattttttatggtaCAATTTCTCTAACTTAGggattaaaaaaatcaaaaagtgAAAATAAGCATGAACATTTAACATCTATACGCAAATTAACTAATAAAAAGggtttttgctttttcttttatgttacATTTAAAAAGGGTGTCAAATATATACTGATCTTATAGTATAAGCAGGAGCCAATTTATGACATCATCAAGACGTTAGCCTCACGTCAGCAAAAATATTTGCATACAATTTATTTCTTCTTGTGCTAGTGCTAGTTCGTTCTAGTTGTATACCAACAGGATGTTTGTGTTGTCAAATTGTTATGTATATGAAAAGcatttgaaacatttttgcttatttatttgaaaatcaaCCGAAGAgcagttttattttattacaaaTAAATTGAATGTGGGTATAAATTATTTCATATACAATTTTCAACAATCTAtcattgattttagttaaaaaaaaaaactctcaatgATTTAGTACTGCTAAAGAAATCCATAAGTTTGAGTGCAATTTACAATGTTGATATTATTAAGCTGAATACTTTTACTCgagtttaaactttaaattttgcaactgtgtgtgagttttaataatattttgtcacTTCAACTAAAATCCCATTAAATTCTCATTAATTGTTCTAATCTTTGTTGGAACAAATTTTTGAGACATATCACATATGCGTTTCTTTGTAATGGTTGAAGTACCCACAGTACTTTTCTTATTATAATAttcatttgcttataaaaaaaaacatatgagTTTCTTTGAAGTCGTAGTATCTAGATCTCAAgtttatctttcctttttttccCTCTTAAATCAGCGTAATTATGATATTTGATCCAACTACGTACAAGTTATAAATTCGTATATTATTTGCTTCACTGTATAAATTAGTTAATCATAGCAACTCTTTACttcattgtttttaatttctacaaaatgaatatttttttcacTCCAACTTCTAAGGGAAATGGATCCTGATAATCTGAAATTTGGTTAAAAAGTAAgtaaaacataattaaaaattatttcatttaaaatttgaatataaGTTATCTCAAACAATTCATTTTTtgaatttcatttaaaaattctTTGATAGAACTTATTAATCATTTGAATCTAACTAATTGGATTCtacaaaatgaaattatatatataatcatgTAAGGCTTAGTTAAACCACTAGATAAAGCACAAAAAGAGACATTTTTCTAAACTTTTAGAGAAACTATATGCTTTCAATGGCCACATTGGTCCACATGCTTTTTGGGCATACAAAATATTAAGCTAAACACAAATGTTATACAATTAATTCAACAGATGATGACAATATTATAAGGTTGGTGATCTGAGGGAATTtttgaaaagaaatgaaaaaggtAGGTGTATGTATATATGTGGGTGGGTTAGTTCAAGTTTTGGGaaattaaataacaaaaagCATATGAAAAAGGCAATAAGCTTTTTTGATGCAAAAGTCAAATAGGGCCTCATTCATCTATCATAATAATCATAACTTCCCAGCTGATGCAGAGGAATATGATAGATTTGGAcccaagatttttttttttttgctagagATTTGCACCAAGATTCATCATCATTGTCTTGtgatatttttctcttttacaCATTGTGCCCCTAAAGagttaatctttttattgtaacATGATAGTAATATTAAAGGTAACCCTACAAAATGAATGATTGCCAGCTcctctctttttcaattttttttagaggatcAATGGCGAATTGATGAATGATAATTTTCACTTATATATAGTTGATTAAGTATCCTTTGGTCTATTATTGTGCACTCAACAGGTTTCACTTTTGCCCATGTTATAATTATTATCTATATAGTGATGAGCTTTTGCATGTAAGTTTCATATATTCTTAAGGGCAATTGCAGAGAGGAGAGTAGAAAAAGAGCAAGCTTTCAATTAACCTTTTGTCTTGTATTGTTGACTTCATTGCTATAGTAAACCTCCACTATCGAGGAAGGACATTGTTGTAACTTAAAGTTAATGAGAAAAGCCGATTAAATAGATTAGTCTAGAATGAAAGATTatgatttaaatattatattgaatatttttttcattcatatgAGACATTCGTAACTAATTATTTTCATTGTTGCCCAAATTCTAACGAAAACATCAATTGTTATAATTAAGCTCTTAAGAGactaatgcaaaaaaaaaaaaaaaaaaaaaaaaaaaaaacctaatctATTAGataacaaaatctcataaaaaaaaaaacacttaatttataaaaaaaaatctcataaaaaaaaaacgcttAAGTGCATTTATATGACcaagaataaattaaatgattttaacACCATATTTTTAACTTATCCAAAATTTTTAAGGCATTAATAATATATGTCAtttttcatgtatatataaaacatTTCTTTCATTTCTAGTCGATCTGAGACTACTAGTCACTCGGGTGAATTCGAACCCATTACCCATATATAACATTTGAAGATAGAAAAGCAAATTGAAAAGGGAAAGTTGGTTGAGAAGCGAAGCGACGTTATAAGATATACTAACTATAGCTACAAGTTAATGGGTGTAACCTCAACCAAAGTTCAAAAACAAACTCTCTCACTTTGTTTCTTCAAAAGAGAACCCTACACTATAGCTACCACTTGTCTCTTATCTATATCTTCTCTTTTTCATATATACTCTCTCCAACTTTGGTTAGAGATTATATTGGATCACAAAGGttagagagaagaagaagagatcaAGAGCAAGATTATTAATATTAGAAATTTagaatcatattcatattagtgatgtcaacaacaaatattgttaACCACCATAGCTTGTTTGATCAAGAGCAAGATCATGAGATCCATATGCAAACCGGGTTCAATATTCCTTTCCCTTCCAACATGACCTTACCTCCTTTGGGTAATTGCCATGATCAATCTTTGAAAGGTATTAGTGCAATAACTCCTTCTTCATCACTTTCTCCTGAAGCTGCAAATTTTGCTCAAACACTACTTGCAACAGCTGTTCAAAAACCGCGACAATTCGAAGATCTCAATGATCTTACTTCTTGTTTTGGAGGAGCAGGCCAACTCCTTTCCTTGAATAGATCAAGAGGAAATTCATGGTGAGAGAATATtccttttaatttattaaatatagaTCTTGGTGTGTCCCGAAATGAGTATCTCAGTAGTATGAGTTGAGACGCTGAAATATAGTATTGAGGTTTAGAGTTTGATCTATGctactaacaattttttttttttttgaaaattcgGTAACCGACCCTATAAGTGACTAATCTGAGGGGACCTCTGCTACTAACAATTAAATTgcctataaaaaaatagattgtGGTCCTTGTGCCAGATCTTTTGTATTGAGTTATTGATTTAAATTCCTAATTTGTtccttatataattttttttaattaatttgatttttttttaattagactTTGTAAAGAAATGTCTTATTGTTGCATTTTTGAATTTAGGGCATGGGGAGATCAAGTAAGTGATTGTTTGATGAGTAAAAGAAGTAGTGGAGGagatgatcatcatcatcatcataatcatcataTAGGGGTTTCTTCTAccataaaaatgaagaaaatgaagggAAGAAGGAAGGTGAGGGAGCCTAGGTTTTGCTTCAAGACTATGAGTGATGTGGATGTGCTGGATGATGGTTACAAATGGAGGAAGTACGGACAGAAAGTGGTCAAGAACACTCAGCATCCAAGGTATAtatattctttctctctttgttgttttttttttttttggtacatttaaatcacattttttggtacattcttCTCTTGTTTGGCTTTATGTTCTCTCTCCACTCCTTTAGTACTTCTTCTCATTATTGTTTATTCTTTTATATCAAAATTGTATTGTATACTAGTATATGGATATGGCTCACTACTGATTTTGGGGCTTAAGAGGGACATGACTACAATCATTGACTATATTAAAGCTAGATTTCACTTTATGTCTTATATATATGAggaaaaaattatgaaagagGTTTTTTTGTAAGAGAGGGGATATGTAAATTTGCCAATGTTGAAAGCTAGGACTCTCAAATGTTACAATGTGGAAACTTTAAGACTTTCGTATGTTAATTTGTATTTATTAAACAAGCATATGTTATAGTATAATAAGCAATGATATCGGAATGAATTATGTTATATGAACATATTTCTATGGACAAAAAGATGAACTCGGTATTTTGCTCTCTCTATGCACAATTCTTGAAGTGTGCAAAAAAGTATTGAAAAAATGGCACAAATACGTAAGTTTGTCGTGTTTTTGTTTAGAAATTTCtgttaaaataatatttctatTGGAATACAAACTGTATCAACACTGTATAGACACAATACAACATTCATTTCTCCAATTATGTGCAGAGAAAATGAGGCCTATTAAAATTATGTAAAGCGTATCCCAGACGTATAGAAATTAGATGTTTCTCCTTTACACTCATTATTAATGAACGTGTATCATGTATGATGAGCCTTTTTATGGTTACCTTTTACTTGCAATTTTGCTTTTGGACCGCGAAGAAGCAACATACGAATGATTTTGACGTTACATATTCACCTAAAATTTTAGatttgttttataaatcaaTTCATTTATGTATTGTTCAAGTTCAACATCTTTGCATGTATGTCTGACTTCTTACTCAATGctgatatactccctccggtcttatttataagcaaaagttattttttagattcattgaacaactgatgtatctagtctatatctAAGTTATATACATTAACagttcaatgaatctaaaaaataatttttgcttataaataaggcacGAGGGAGTATATATTTCAACATTTGTTTGGGGTTGGGGGAGCTAAAAGTGAGGGGATCTTCACTAATCAATACTAAAATGAATGATGAATGGCAATATTAAAACATGATAGAAAACTTGAAGACAATGATTACATGAATGTTTTAACTATTCTATGTCATATAATCTCATTTTCTTGGTCTTATGCATCCTTCTTCTATATCTCATTATATGTTTTGGGTACATTATGTAGAAGCTACTACCGTTGCACACAAGATAATTGTCGAGTAAAGAAACG
This portion of the Trifolium pratense cultivar HEN17-A07 linkage group LG3, ARS_RC_1.1, whole genome shotgun sequence genome encodes:
- the LOC123915909 gene encoding probable WRKY transcription factor 13 isoform X2, producing the protein MSTTNIVNHHSLFDQEQDHEIHMQTGFNIPFPSNMTLPPLGNCHDQSLKAVQKPRQFEDLNDLTSCFGGAGQLLSLNRSRGNSWAWGDQVSDCLMSKRSSGGDDHHHHHNHHIGVSSTIKMKKMKGRRKVREPRFCFKTMSDVDVLDDGYKWRKYGQKVVKNTQHPRSYYRCTQDNCRVKKRVERLAEDPRMVITTYEGRHAHSPSNELEDSQTHSELTNFFW
- the LOC123915909 gene encoding probable WRKY transcription factor 13 isoform X1, with translation MSTTNIVNHHSLFDQEQDHEIHMQTGFNIPFPSNMTLPPLGNCHDQSLKGISAITPSSSLSPEAANFAQTLLATAVQKPRQFEDLNDLTSCFGGAGQLLSLNRSRGNSWAWGDQVSDCLMSKRSSGGDDHHHHHNHHIGVSSTIKMKKMKGRRKVREPRFCFKTMSDVDVLDDGYKWRKYGQKVVKNTQHPRSYYRCTQDNCRVKKRVERLAEDPRMVITTYEGRHAHSPSNELEDSQTHSELTNFFW